In Cloacibacterium caeni, a single window of DNA contains:
- a CDS encoding DUF2797 domain-containing protein, producing MQFKGQILKMSSVLGNPIQYYLNLSGDLISMNQLFGKNFTIKHIGYQCVECGKDEKIYRMGFCKKCFFESPYASETILKPELSTAHLGIEERDLEVEKEIQLQPHIVYLAYTGDVKVGVTRGSQVPTRWIDQGATFALPIAKTENRYEAGMIEVELKKHIADKTNWRKMLQDDRESDVDLLDFRNQIAELFPKDFKNFAIDGQEMVRLDFPYEAPAKINSFTLDSKPEFEGVLKGIKGQYLYFNEGDFINVRSHEGYVIELDIQ from the coding sequence ATGCAATTTAAAGGACAAATTCTCAAAATGTCTTCCGTTCTCGGAAATCCAATTCAGTATTACCTCAATCTTTCTGGAGACTTAATTTCTATGAATCAGCTATTTGGTAAAAATTTTACCATAAAACATATTGGTTATCAGTGTGTAGAATGTGGTAAAGATGAAAAAATCTATAGAATGGGATTTTGTAAAAAATGTTTTTTCGAAAGTCCTTATGCAAGTGAAACGATTCTAAAACCAGAACTTTCTACAGCGCATCTTGGCATTGAAGAGCGTGATTTAGAAGTAGAAAAAGAGATACAATTGCAACCGCATATTGTTTATTTGGCTTATACAGGTGATGTAAAAGTTGGGGTAACGCGTGGAAGTCAAGTTCCAACGCGTTGGATTGATCAAGGAGCGACTTTTGCCTTGCCTATTGCAAAAACCGAAAACCGCTATGAAGCTGGAATGATAGAAGTAGAACTCAAAAAACATATTGCAGATAAAACCAATTGGAGGAAAATGCTTCAAGATGACAGAGAAAGTGATGTAGATTTATTAGATTTTCGAAATCAGATTGCAGAACTTTTTCCTAAAGATTTTAAAAATTTTGCGATTGATGGTCAAGAAATGGTGCGTTTAGACTTTCCGTATGAAGCACCTGCGAAAATTAATTCTTTCACCCTAGATTCTAAACCAGAGTTTGAAGGGGTGTTAAAAGGAATTAAAGGACAGTATTTGTATTTTAATGAAGGAGATTTTATCAATGTGAGAAGTCACGAAGGTTATGTGATTGAACTTGATATTCAATGA